Proteins encoded together in one Cicer arietinum cultivar CDC Frontier isolate Library 1 chromosome 4, Cicar.CDCFrontier_v2.0, whole genome shotgun sequence window:
- the LOC101489518 gene encoding multicopper oxidase LPR2-like gives MERTVFFKLLTLLLCSVTLTTSSSGTDKVLNASKLEMFVDELPNMPRIFGYKVVGGIPKSKSIKIGMFKKKWKFHRDLPPTTVYAYGLSKHTATVPGPTIEALYGIETHVKWQNHLPSNHILPWDPTIPTSLTKSTKGIPTVVHLHGGIHEPQSDGNPNSWFTARFKSKGPTWTKKKYHYSNNQHPGNLWYHDHAMGLTRVNLLAGLIGTYIIRHPSIETPLGLPRGDEFDLPLMLFDRSFRTDGSIFMSSTGNNPSIHPQWQPEYFGDAIIVNGKAWPRLTVRRRKYRFRIINASNARFFRLFFTNGLRFVHVASDSAYIGKPVVSNETLVGPSEITDVIIDFSQSKSNVAILANDAPYPYPSGDSVDEFNSKVMKFTILPDKEVDTSRIPERLVEYPVVDLSSVSRTRYIAMYEYTSNIDEPIHLYLNGKPYDAAVTETPKAGSTEVWYVINLTDDNHPLHIHLGLFKVLDQTELVKSDEFKDCMMKFNDAVKCHVDKHSRGKKVAVLDYEKGWKNVFKMRPGFVTKIVVRFSYIHTNATYGFDATPDPGYVYHCHILDHEDNEMMRPLKIIK, from the exons ATGGAAAGAACAGTGTTCTTCAAACTACTCACTCTTTTATTATGTTCTGTTACCTTAACAACATCATCATCAGGGACAGATAAAGTATTAAATGCATCCAAGTTAGAGATGTTTGTGGATGAGCTTCCCAATATGCCCAGAATCTTTGGCTACAAAGTTGTTGGTGGTATTCCCAAATCAAAGTCTATCAAGATTGGCATGTTCAAGAAGAAATGG AAATTCCACAGGGACCTACCTCCAACAACTGTTTACGCTTACGGATTAAGCAAACACACAGCAACAGTTCCTGGTCCAACCATAGAAGCCCTCTACGGAATTGAAACCCACGTGAAGTGGCAAAATCACCTACCTTCAAATCACATACTTCCGTGGGACCCAACTATCCCCACTTCATTAACAAAATCCACCAAGGGTATTCCCACTGTGGTTCATCTCCACGGTGGAATTCACGAACCCCAAAGTGATGGAAACCCTAACTCATGGTTCACCGCTAGATTTAAATCCAAGGGACCCACTTGgaccaaaaaaaaatatcattattcAAATAATCAACATCCtggaaatttatggtaccatgaTCATGCTATGGGTTTGACCAGAGTCAACCTTCTCGCTGGCTTAATTGGGACCTACATCATACGTCACCCTTCCATTGAAACCCCACTAGGATTACCTCGCGGTGACGAATTCGATCTACCGTTGATGTTGTTTGATCGTAGCTTTAGAACGGACGGTTCGATCTTCATGAGTTCAACTGGTAATAACCCTTCGATTCATCCACAGTGGCAACCAGAGTATTTTGGTGACGCCATAATTGTTAACGGCAAAGCTTGGCCTCGTCTTACCGTACGGCGTCGTAAGTACAGGTTTCGTATAATCAACGCCAGCAACGCTAGATTTTTTAGACTCTTCTTCACCAACGGTTTGAGATTTGTACACGTGGCGTCTGATTCTGCATATATCGGAAAGCCGGTTGTAAGTAATGAAACTCTTGTGGGGCCATCTGAGATCACAGACGTTATTATTGACTTTTCTCAATCAAAGAGCAATGTTGCTATTCTAGCGAACGATGCGCCCTATCCTTACCCATCCGGTGACTCTGTTGATGAATTTAACAGTAAAGTTATGAAATTTACCATTTTACCGGATAAAGAAGTTGACACGTCACGGATACCGGAAAGGCTTGTGGAATATCCTGTTGTTGATTTATCCAGTGTGTCGCGCACACGGTACATTGCTATGTATGAGTACACCAGCaacattgatgaaccaattcaTTTGTATCTGAATGGGAAACCGTATGATGCGGCGGTTACGGAAACTCCGAAAGCGGGGTCCACTGAAGTGTGGTATGTGATCAACTTAACGGATGATAATCACCCGCTTCACATTCATTTGGGTTTGTTTAAGGTGCTGGATCAGACGGAGCTGGTGAAATCAGATGAATTTAAGGATTGTATGATGAAATTCAACGATGCTGTTAAGTGCCACGTGGATAAGCATTCACGTGGCAAGAAAGTAGCGGTGCTTGATTATGAGAAAGGGTGGAAGAATGTGTTCAAGATGAGACCCGGTTTTGTCACAAAGATTGTTGTTAGGTTTTCTTACATACACACTAATGCAACGTATGGGTTTGATGCAACACCGGATCCTGGCTACGTGTATCATTGTCAT ATATTGGACCATGAAGACAATGAAATGATGAGACCTTTGAAAATCATCAAGTGA
- the LOC101488968 gene encoding cysteine proteinase mucunain-like, whose amino-acid sequence MGLFHRSHLSLAFILSLSFLSLSFSLDMSIIDYDAKLEAAKTDIHLMKIYESWLLKHGKVYNALGEKEHRFEIFKDNLQFIQNHNNMENQSFKLGLTKFADLTNEEYRSMFLGTRSRNSKGLLSGSKKSNRYAFHDTDELPGSVDWREKGAVTPVKDQGQCGSCWAFSTVGAVEGINQIVTGDLISLSEQELVDCDKGFNMGCNGGLMDHAFEFIMKNGGIDTEEDYPYRARDNTCDSNKKNARVVTIDGYEDVPENDEKSLMKAVANQPVSVAIEAGGRAFQLYHSGVFTGLCGTELDHGVVAVGYGTENGTDYWLVRNSWGPSWGENGYIKLERNLLTSKTGKCGIAMEASYPIKKGQNPPNPGPTPPSPVKPSTVCDDYYSCSAGTTCCCLFEYGSYCFAWGCCPVESATCCDDGSSCCPPDYPICDVHAGTCRLSKDNPFGVKALRRTPATTTWSWTQRKAATKDNSE is encoded by the exons ATGGGTCTCTTTCATAGATCGCACCTTTCCCTCGCCTTCATTCTTTCTCTCTCATTTTTGTCTCTTTCCTTTTCCCTCGACATGTCCATCATCGACTACGATGCTAAACTCGAGGCTGCCAAAACCGACATTCACCTCATGAAAATCTACGAATCGTGGTTGCTGAAACATGGGAAAGTTTACAATGCCTTGGGTGAGAAAGAACATAGATTTGAAATCTTTAAGGATAACCTGCAATTCATCCAAAACCATAATAACATGGAAAACCAAAGCTTTAAGTTGGGTCTTACAAAGTTCGCTGATCTTACCAATGAGGAGTATCGTTCCATGTTTTTGGGTACACGGAGTCGTAATTCCAAAGGGTTGCTTTCTGGCTCTAAGAAGAGTAATCGTTATGCTTTTCATGATACCGATGAATTGCCAGGTTCCGTTGATTGGAGGGAGAAAGGTGCTGTTACTCCTGTCAAAGATCAAGGCCAATGTG GGAGTTGTTGGGCATTCTCAACAGTTGGTGCTGTGGAAGGTATCAATCAAATTGTAACTGGGGATCTCATATCTCTATCAGAGCAAGAGTTGGTTGATTGTGACAAAGGTTTTAACATGGGATGCAATGGAGGTCTCATGGACCATGCTTTTGAATTTATAATGAAAAATGGTGGCATTGATACTGAAGAGGATTACCCTTATCGTGCTCGCGATAATACATGTGATTCAAACAAG AAAAATGCCCGGGTAGTCACCATTGATGGATATGAAGATGTTCCTGAAAACGATGAGAAGTCATTGATGAAGGCTGTTGCAAATCAACCCGTTAGCGTTGCCATTGAAGCTGGTGGCAGGGCAtttcaactttaccattca GGTGTTTTTACTGGCCTATGCGGAACAGAACTTGACCATGGTGTTGTGGCAGTTGGATATGGAACAGAGAACGGTACCGATTATTGGCTAGTGAGAAACTCATGGGGTCCATCATGGGGTGAGAATGGTTATATTAAGCTAGAGAGGAATTTGCTAACAAGCAAAACCGGTAAATGCGGTATTGCAATGGAGGCATCATATCCTATCAAGAAGGGTCAGAACCCTCCAAATCCTGGTCCTACCCCTCCATCACCTGTAAAACCTTCAACTGTATGTGATGATTACTACTCTTGCTCAGCTGGaaccacatgttgttgtctttttGAGTATGGAAGCTATTGCTTTGCATGGGGATGTTGTCCCGTTGAGTCTGCAACTTGTTGCGACGACGGTTCCAGTTGTTGTCCTCCTGATTACCCCATCTGCGATGTTCACGCCGGAACATGCCGATTG AGCAAAGACAATCCATTTGGAGTGAAAGCTTTGAGAAGGACACCTGCTACAACTACTTGGAGTTGGACACAGCGAAAAGCCGCAACGAAAGACAACTCCGAGTGA